The nucleotide window CCGATAGCAAGGCGATCCGTTGCAAATAATACAACGTTCCCCTCAAACACGAGTTTGCGATGCCCTGTAAAACCAAGAAGCCCAATATGTGCAGCCTCGGTGTTGCGTGCCCCAACATTAAACAAAATCGGACGGGGAAAGCGGTGGTCGGGATTGTATGAACAGCAAAAATTGTTTTTTAAGTGGGTAAGCTGCTTATTCAAGCTGCTGTCTCTCTCTTGGGAAATGTCGCCCAATAAACCATATCCGGTGTTTTCTTGTCAAGACTTTGATGCCGC belongs to Pseudomonadota bacterium and includes:
- a CDS encoding DUF3034 family protein, whose product is MGDISQERDSSLNKQLTHLKNNFCCSYNPDHRFPRPILFNVGARNTEAAHIGLLGFTGHRKLVFEGNVVLFATDRLAIGAEYRQKPNAYTSIPGLVEPEDDWWSVVAAYVVNDHFTISGGVFSLGEVLNHYDDGALALKIKYEF